One window from the genome of Jeotgalibaca sp. MA1X17-3 encodes:
- a CDS encoding beta-glucoside-specific PTS transporter subunit IIABC gives MDNNKLAKDIVEHVGGKENIIGLVHCATRLRFSLADNSKINESELKNLEGVLGVVSNSAQPQVIIGNKVNTIYNIIMEQTGIVTEDQTPKQKQDGNIIMRAIMVVPKVFTPILPAFVASSLLKALFAILQLTGLIDTASSTYQMLNLASDVAFYFLPVLIAVSASKIFKTNTYMAAIIAAVLLHPSFTQLVATGDPISLFGLPVPLVNYATSLIPAIIGVWLLSYVERFFNRYIPESLRYVFAPLLTFLVMFVVMFVVIGPIGYYFGMFLASAMMSLYETAGVAAIVLIAVFKPFLVLTGMHYALAAAFLPVFLSLGYDAFYMVTAILPNLGQAGAAFGVFLRAKDKNLKALALSTSFSAFMGISEPALFGINLKYRRPLVGAMIGSGFGALYAAIMGVKFVAMANFGVIGILGVMPEFMLHMVIAAMITLVVSTGATFVLGFEGKVSKSKTTIENKTNENNVSQSDTVINIASAMDGEIVPLNEVSDPAFSSEAIGKGIAVLPKEGKAYAPADGVITVLFQTGHAIGITTEEGVELLIHIGIDTVSLNGKYFTVHVKQGDKVKQGDLLVEFDIEGIEKEGYETVTPIIVTNTDNYLDVLPASQNKQVQPGDVLLSILKN, from the coding sequence ATGGATAATAATAAATTAGCTAAGGATATTGTAGAGCATGTTGGAGGTAAAGAAAACATTATTGGACTAGTACATTGTGCTACAAGACTTCGTTTTAGTCTAGCAGATAATAGTAAGATAAATGAAAGCGAATTAAAAAATTTAGAAGGTGTCTTAGGTGTAGTTTCAAACAGTGCGCAACCACAAGTTATTATTGGTAACAAAGTTAATACGATTTACAATATTATTATGGAACAAACTGGAATAGTTACGGAAGATCAGACTCCAAAACAAAAGCAAGATGGGAATATAATTATGCGTGCAATAATGGTAGTTCCAAAAGTATTTACGCCTATCCTACCAGCATTTGTGGCAAGCAGTCTTTTGAAAGCTTTATTTGCAATTCTACAGTTAACGGGCCTAATTGATACCGCTTCTTCAACCTACCAGATGTTAAACTTAGCTTCAGATGTCGCATTTTATTTCTTACCCGTATTAATTGCAGTTAGCGCTTCAAAAATATTTAAAACCAATACCTATATGGCTGCTATTATTGCTGCCGTTCTATTACATCCAAGTTTTACTCAATTGGTTGCAACGGGAGATCCTATCAGTCTCTTTGGACTTCCAGTCCCTTTAGTTAATTATGCAACTTCTTTAATACCAGCTATTATTGGTGTCTGGTTACTATCTTATGTCGAACGTTTTTTCAATCGATATATTCCTGAATCTTTACGCTATGTATTTGCACCTTTATTAACATTCTTAGTTATGTTTGTAGTCATGTTTGTTGTTATTGGCCCAATTGGATATTACTTTGGAATGTTCTTAGCATCAGCCATGATGAGCTTGTATGAAACAGCTGGTGTTGCAGCAATTGTCTTGATTGCTGTATTTAAACCATTTTTAGTCCTCACTGGTATGCATTATGCCCTTGCTGCTGCCTTTTTACCAGTCTTTCTATCGTTAGGTTATGATGCATTCTATATGGTGACTGCTATTTTGCCAAACTTAGGTCAGGCTGGTGCAGCATTTGGGGTATTCCTTCGAGCAAAAGATAAAAATTTAAAAGCCTTAGCACTATCAACTTCATTCTCTGCTTTTATGGGTATTTCAGAACCCGCCCTATTCGGAATTAACTTGAAATATCGTCGTCCATTGGTAGGGGCTATGATTGGATCAGGATTTGGTGCACTTTATGCTGCTATAATGGGTGTTAAATTTGTCGCGATGGCAAATTTTGGAGTGATTGGTATTTTGGGAGTGATGCCTGAGTTTATGTTACATATGGTTATTGCTGCAATGATTACACTTGTAGTATCTACAGGAGCAACATTTGTATTAGGTTTTGAAGGAAAAGTATCTAAATCAAAGACTACAATTGAGAATAAAACGAATGAAAATAACGTTTCTCAATCGGATACTGTCATTAACATAGCATCTGCTATGGATGGAGAAATTGTTCCATTAAATGAAGTTAGCGATCCTGCTTTTAGTAGTGAAGCGATTGGAAAAGGCATTGCTGTCCTTCCAAAAGAAGGAAAAGCTTATGCTCCAGCAGATGGTGTCATTACCGTTTTATTCCAAACCGGTCATGCAATCGGGATAACGACTGAAGAAGGTGTTGAATTGCTAATTCATATTGGAATTGATACGGTTTCACTTAATGGAAAATATTTTACAGTACACGTAAAACAAGGCGATAAAGTGAAACAAGGAGATCTTTTAGTCGAGTTTGATATAGAAGGCATTGAAAAAGAAGGTTATGAAACAGTAACACCAATTATCGTAACGAATACAGATAATTATCTGGATGTTTTACCTGCTAGTCAAAATAAACAAGTCCAACCTGGTGATGTCTTGTTAAGTATTTTAAAAAACTAG
- a CDS encoding DUF1643 domain-containing protein, producing MVKELTMNITSKVIEEDSGEHRYVLEKVWDTKRPMATVITLYPSTSELVIADTTTMLITNNVYKLGYGGYFSVNLFSKVNLPDSPMKKRSRRNYKTATNKTNDEYILECCKKSDVVILAHGSLPSKNKQVKQRLEKILNSLKKDGLMKKTKTLIHPTKKIGCHPLAPNVRNNWLLEDSSVT from the coding sequence ATGGTAAAAGAACTCACTATGAACATCACAAGTAAAGTAATTGAAGAAGATTCTGGGGAACATCGCTACGTTTTAGAAAAAGTATGGGATACAAAACGACCAATGGCGACCGTTATCACCTTATACCCTTCTACCAGTGAACTGGTCATTGCAGATACAACGACTATGCTCATCACAAATAACGTTTATAAACTAGGTTACGGTGGTTATTTTTCTGTGAACCTCTTTTCAAAAGTCAACCTTCCAGATTCCCCGATGAAAAAAAGAAGCAGGCGAAACTATAAGACTGCCACTAACAAAACCAACGACGAATACATCTTAGAATGTTGTAAGAAATCAGATGTGGTGATTTTAGCACACGGAAGTCTACCATCAAAGAACAAACAAGTTAAACAAAGATTAGAGAAAATATTGAACTCCTTAAAGAAAGATGGTTTAATGAAAAAGACCAAAACATTAATACATCCTACAAAAAAGATAGGTTGCCACCCGTTGGCTCCGAATGTTAGAAATAATTGGTTGCTTGAAGATAGCTCGGTTACATAG
- a CDS encoding JAB domain-containing protein: MNYIPVIQLKQEIVQEVPIKIDDITMSSTSVAADFAREFIGGSDREVVIVIGLSTKSKINFISTIAIGSLNAATVTPRETFKCAIISNCARIIIAHNHPSYDTTPSQSDIQFTKRIEEAGDLVGIELLDHIIVSPTNYFSFRADGYLGNGGD; the protein is encoded by the coding sequence ATGAACTATATACCCGTTATACAACTTAAACAAGAGATTGTACAAGAAGTCCCGATTAAGATTGATGATATTACTATGTCATCCACCTCTGTGGCGGCTGATTTTGCAAGAGAGTTTATTGGTGGTAGTGATCGAGAGGTAGTCATTGTCATCGGTTTAAGTACTAAATCTAAAATCAACTTTATTTCTACCATTGCTATTGGCTCCCTAAACGCTGCCACCGTCACACCACGTGAAACCTTTAAGTGTGCCATTATTTCCAATTGTGCACGAATTATAATTGCTCATAATCATCCATCTTATGATACAACCCCTTCCCAATCAGACATTCAATTCACAAAAAGGATTGAAGAAGCCGGGGATTTAGTGGGGATTGAATTACTTGACCATATTATCGTTTCGCCAACCAACTATTTCTCTTTTCGAGCAGATGGTTACTTAGGTAATGGAGGGGATTAA
- a CDS encoding helix-turn-helix domain-containing protein: MFKKTIIKLIEKKYEGTYWDFKQEYHRNKARLLHDIICLANNIDNREAYLIFGVTDNAEIVGIEEHEKRMNQEKIISFLRGKRFAGTIVPQVILKTLNIGKHIIDVLVIQKSDKLPYYLEEEFLDGKIRVYPGSIYTRVEDCNTPINKTADPYQTEILWKIRFGLCPKPLERLKLILLLRNKWNFIQNGYYFDESPEFTIVENLGDLDSYETFLTPYYAYYQTNSTTHYQSYQCKYHNTVLFEAQTVTLDSGQYKTPIPERDFIDIRDSLSFRYFIEGSVLFNMHLFMYDEQSQEATYAREKFLDTTLIFYSENERLEFRTYIFQNIRSVIKELDEKCEENLVFDINDKHKKAIVNKEIHMGLLLVEHLKEFRGIQV; this comes from the coding sequence ATGTTCAAAAAAACAATTATTAAACTGATTGAGAAAAAATATGAAGGAACATACTGGGATTTTAAACAAGAATATCACAGAAATAAAGCAAGATTACTCCATGATATTATTTGTTTAGCTAATAATATTGATAATAGAGAAGCGTATTTAATTTTTGGTGTTACAGACAATGCAGAAATAGTAGGCATTGAAGAACATGAAAAACGAATGAATCAAGAAAAAATTATATCTTTTTTGAGAGGGAAAAGATTTGCAGGTACTATAGTACCGCAAGTTATTTTAAAGACCTTAAATATAGGAAAGCATATAATAGACGTGTTGGTTATTCAGAAGTCAGATAAACTACCTTATTATTTAGAAGAAGAGTTTTTGGATGGAAAGATACGAGTGTACCCAGGGAGTATCTATACAAGGGTTGAAGATTGCAATACTCCAATTAACAAAACAGCAGATCCATATCAAACTGAGATATTATGGAAAATTAGGTTTGGTCTATGTCCAAAACCACTAGAGAGATTGAAATTAATTTTACTGCTAAGAAATAAGTGGAATTTTATTCAGAATGGATATTATTTTGATGAGTCACCTGAATTTACGATAGTAGAAAATTTAGGGGATTTAGACAGCTATGAGACATTTTTGACACCATATTATGCTTACTATCAAACTAATTCAACTACACATTATCAATCATATCAATGTAAATATCATAATACAGTTTTATTTGAAGCTCAAACAGTAACATTAGACTCTGGACAGTACAAAACACCAATTCCAGAGCGTGACTTTATAGATATAAGAGATAGTTTGAGTTTTCGATACTTTATAGAAGGTAGCGTATTATTCAATATGCACTTATTTATGTATGATGAACAATCTCAAGAAGCAACATACGCACGTGAAAAGTTTTTGGATACAACCTTGATTTTTTATTCAGAGAATGAAAGATTGGAATTCAGAACATATATATTTCAAAATATACGAAGTGTTATAAAAGAATTAGATGAAAAATGTGAAGAAAATTTAGTGTTTGATATCAATGATAAACATAAAAAAGCAATCGTTAATAAAGAAATTCATATGGGCTTATTGCTAGTAGAACATCTTAAAGAATTTAGGGGTATTCAAGTTTGA
- a CDS encoding PRD domain-containing protein yields the protein MWRVTKNEQDNKDNSLYDLVKVNYPRAFQCTMRVKKFIEETYDYHLSKDECTYLTVHIQKLLDV from the coding sequence GTGTGGAGAGTAACCAAGAACGAACAAGATAATAAAGATAACAGCTTATACGATCTTGTCAAAGTTAATTATCCAAGAGCTTTTCAGTGTACAATGCGAGTGAAAAAATTTATTGAAGAAACCTATGACTACCACCTTTCAAAGGATGAATGTACCTATCTTACTGTACATATTCAAAAATTATTGGATGTTTAA
- a CDS encoding DUF4230 domain-containing protein — protein MKRLNVKKIIRNFLVALICVIVGIVGGITVLMNTDSEIFAEKTNKTSEVALVKESLKELSEWTTLKYEYENVIVSRTSKTLPLPGNHDINYAEAIKLIEYSGYLKAGTNLKEIQLILDEETKQASVKLPKSQILDNVAETKKMKVEDIKGNILSDYPPQTIIDEINSNKKQLEEEKINQGFLEEADKKIKIMVTDFLASHGYVVSVEFY, from the coding sequence TTGAAAAGACTAAATGTAAAAAAAATCATACGAAATTTTCTTGTTGCTTTAATTTGTGTGATTGTTGGAATTGTTGGAGGGATTACCGTCCTTATGAATACTGATTCTGAAATATTTGCCGAAAAAACTAATAAAACATCAGAAGTAGCTTTAGTAAAAGAAAGTTTAAAGGAATTATCAGAATGGACAACACTAAAGTATGAATATGAGAATGTAATAGTAAGTCGCACTAGTAAAACCTTACCACTTCCTGGTAATCATGATATTAATTATGCAGAGGCAATAAAGCTAATTGAATATTCTGGATATCTAAAAGCAGGAACAAATTTAAAAGAAATTCAATTGATACTAGATGAAGAAACTAAACAAGCATCAGTTAAACTCCCAAAATCTCAAATACTTGACAATGTTGCAGAGACTAAAAAAATGAAAGTAGAAGATATAAAAGGTAATATACTTTCAGATTATCCTCCCCAGACGATTATTGACGAAATAAATTCTAATAAGAAACAACTTGAAGAAGAAAAAATAAACCAAGGATTTTTGGAAGAAGCAGATAAAAAAATTAAAATAATGGTAACAGATTTTTTAGCCTCTCATGGATATGTAGTTTCAGTAGAATTTTATTGA
- a CDS encoding type ISP restriction/modification enzyme, giving the protein MSDKEQYKSFIELMNEIDEHPREQRDRGTLFEHLVKAYLTYEPMYQQLFDEVWLLHEVPEEYGISRKDTGTDLVAINHQTKELTAIQAKYYSEDTSINKGIIDSFLNEVGKTVYSNGIIITSTDNWTNNAEEALNDRSKPITRISLSQLRDSRVDWSAYSFSKPEEVVLQVAKTPRKHQKEAIQKVVDGFKEVDRGKLIMAPGTGKTYTSLQIAEEMLKDKKEPLKVLYLVPSIQLLSQSLRGWSGDTRYQMETLAVCSDRKVTKGPGGTELEDIAASDIGFPATTDYQRLLKYQTTIEESHKKFDMLVVFSTYHSTGVIQQAQAEGFYEFDLIIADEAHRTTGIRKENEEGSPFVKVHNNDLIKGKKRLYQTATPRVYGDNAKQKAEEMSVVIADMNDPTIYGEEFFRLGFGEAVHQGILTDYKVMVLAVDESMVQTQMQKIFSQKSNELEFNDVTKIIGCWNGLLKRKSDSNELYGEPMKRAIAFTGTIAQSKLIKEKFNEVVNEYLDGDDDAQGAFRVEIDHADGSMNALEKNKKIDWLKSEVPDRTCRILSNARFLTEGVDVPDLDAVMFLQPRRSTIDIAQAVGRVMRKTIDKNYGYVILPVGVPSGVNANDVLDNNEKYAVVWEVLNALRSIDERFDAMINKIELNKKKPKPLDVIGVGEALTVNEDDGKYQVDEKMEQVALDFTEDELTALERAIYAKIVQKVGNTRYWESWSKDVAELAQQHITRINAMIESEPETSTLFYDFLDSLRYNINDSITNSSAIEMLAQHVITKPVFDSLFEEESFALNNPVSQAMNKMVLQLEKLGFNNDQKKLEGFYESVRVRSEGIDNLEAKQTIIVQLYENFFKVGFPHTTDSLGIVFTPLEVVDFIINSVNDILKKYFSKELSDENVNFLDPFTGTGTFITRLLQSGHIRKEDLVRKYRQEIFANEIVLLSYYIAAINIEQTFKEVSNSDKYLPFEGIVLTDTFESTEHENILEDNMFGDNIKRLKRQKESPITVILGNPPYYSKQESNNNDNQKNQYPSLDRRISDTYVEHSTATNKQVLYDSYVRSLRWASDRIKGDGIIGFVINGSFIDGSSTDGIRKVFHEEFQDIFIVNLRGNTRTSGEYARKEGGQVFGSGSRATITMVFLIKNSKKLSHNIHYAQVDDYMSREDKMKQIISWNSIVNMEFQEIIPNKLNDWINQRGIDKNSVVIGSKVKSEKEFIFDLYSRGLATARDGWSVNFSKKKVKYSMKNMINYYNEKLKSQVSINKLMNRQEIKWSRSLIKDYNSAKSHRYEEDRIFKYMYRPYTKKYVYYTKEFVDMQYLLSQIYPEPSTKNFGIVMSGKTGTKDFTALMIDTLPDLNIYSGGAQFFPRFRCSNKDSYELLYDKDTINLDYLSQMQRKLDKNITAEDVVYYVYGILHSKEYIEKNKINLKKELPKIPFSNNYDLFIELGKELAYLHMNYEEVNSYEGIVVNKKVDEPSYKVNKMKFGRGKDKTTIIFNNDITIHNIPERAYEYIVNGRPAIEWIMNQYQIKIDKQSGIIDDPNEYSENPKYILNLLLSVISVAVQTVDLVEKLPSLDIFDEVNNS; this is encoded by the coding sequence ATGTCAGATAAAGAACAATATAAAAGCTTTATTGAATTAATGAATGAAATTGACGAGCACCCTCGTGAGCAACGTGATAGAGGGACTCTTTTTGAGCATTTAGTAAAAGCATATTTAACTTATGAGCCAATGTATCAACAATTATTCGATGAGGTTTGGTTGTTACATGAGGTTCCTGAAGAATATGGTATATCTAGAAAAGATACTGGAACAGACTTGGTTGCGATTAACCATCAAACCAAAGAGTTAACAGCTATACAGGCAAAATACTATTCCGAAGATACAAGTATTAACAAAGGTATCATTGATTCATTCTTGAATGAAGTTGGTAAGACTGTCTATTCAAACGGTATTATTATAACATCCACAGACAACTGGACAAATAATGCTGAGGAAGCATTAAATGATAGAAGTAAGCCTATAACTCGAATCAGTCTCTCTCAACTTAGAGATAGTCGTGTAGATTGGAGTGCCTATTCTTTTTCAAAACCAGAAGAAGTTGTTTTACAAGTGGCAAAGACCCCACGTAAACATCAAAAAGAAGCGATTCAAAAAGTTGTGGATGGGTTTAAAGAGGTGGATCGTGGGAAACTGATTATGGCACCTGGGACTGGTAAAACATATACATCCTTACAAATTGCAGAAGAGATGTTAAAAGATAAAAAAGAACCACTGAAGGTTCTCTATTTAGTTCCAAGCATCCAATTATTATCACAGTCTCTACGTGGATGGAGTGGGGATACAAGATATCAAATGGAAACGTTAGCAGTCTGTTCAGATAGAAAAGTAACAAAAGGTCCTGGAGGAACAGAGTTAGAAGATATTGCAGCTTCGGATATCGGCTTTCCAGCAACAACTGACTACCAACGATTGTTAAAATATCAAACAACCATAGAAGAATCTCATAAAAAATTTGATATGCTAGTTGTTTTCTCAACCTATCATTCGACTGGTGTTATTCAACAAGCTCAAGCAGAGGGATTCTATGAGTTTGATTTGATTATTGCAGACGAGGCACATCGTACAACCGGTATCAGAAAAGAAAATGAAGAAGGTAGTCCGTTTGTTAAAGTTCATAATAATGATTTGATTAAAGGGAAGAAACGCTTGTATCAAACAGCGACTCCACGTGTGTATGGTGATAATGCAAAACAAAAAGCAGAGGAAATGTCTGTTGTTATTGCGGATATGAATGATCCTACAATTTACGGTGAAGAATTCTTCCGATTGGGCTTTGGAGAAGCTGTACATCAAGGAATACTAACAGATTATAAAGTTATGGTGTTAGCAGTTGATGAGAGTATGGTTCAAACACAAATGCAGAAAATCTTTTCACAAAAATCCAATGAACTAGAATTTAACGATGTTACGAAAATCATTGGATGTTGGAATGGACTATTGAAGCGGAAATCAGATTCAAATGAATTATATGGAGAACCAATGAAACGTGCGATTGCATTTACAGGAACTATTGCGCAGTCGAAATTAATCAAAGAAAAGTTTAATGAAGTAGTAAATGAATACCTAGATGGAGACGATGATGCGCAAGGTGCATTCCGAGTCGAAATTGATCATGCGGACGGTTCCATGAATGCATTAGAGAAAAACAAAAAAATTGATTGGTTGAAATCAGAAGTTCCAGATAGAACCTGTCGTATATTATCAAATGCACGATTCTTAACAGAAGGCGTGGATGTTCCTGACTTGGATGCTGTTATGTTTTTACAACCACGACGGTCAACGATTGATATAGCTCAAGCTGTTGGACGTGTTATGAGAAAAACGATAGATAAAAATTATGGTTATGTCATTTTACCAGTAGGTGTGCCAAGTGGTGTGAATGCGAATGATGTTTTGGATAATAATGAAAAATATGCAGTAGTTTGGGAAGTACTGAATGCACTTCGTTCCATTGATGAACGATTTGATGCCATGATTAATAAAATTGAATTAAATAAAAAGAAGCCGAAACCGTTAGATGTAATAGGTGTAGGTGAAGCCCTAACAGTAAACGAAGATGATGGAAAATATCAAGTCGATGAAAAAATGGAGCAGGTTGCTCTTGACTTCACTGAGGATGAACTGACTGCATTAGAAAGAGCTATATATGCAAAAATTGTTCAAAAGGTTGGTAACACACGTTATTGGGAGTCATGGTCAAAAGATGTTGCAGAGCTTGCTCAACAACATATCACTAGAATTAATGCTATGATTGAAAGTGAACCTGAAACTTCAACTTTATTCTATGATTTTTTAGATAGTTTAAGATATAACATAAATGACTCAATAACAAATAGTAGTGCAATAGAGATGTTAGCTCAACATGTCATCACCAAACCTGTTTTTGATTCTCTGTTTGAGGAAGAAAGCTTTGCATTAAATAACCCTGTATCTCAAGCGATGAATAAAATGGTATTACAGCTCGAAAAACTTGGTTTTAATAACGATCAAAAAAAATTAGAAGGATTTTATGAAAGTGTTCGTGTACGATCAGAGGGTATTGACAATTTAGAAGCAAAACAAACAATCATTGTTCAATTATACGAAAATTTCTTTAAAGTAGGATTTCCTCATACAACAGATTCATTAGGGATTGTCTTTACACCATTAGAAGTTGTTGATTTTATTATCAATTCGGTAAATGATATTTTAAAAAAATATTTTTCAAAAGAGTTAAGTGATGAAAATGTTAACTTTCTAGATCCATTTACTGGAACTGGTACCTTTATAACGAGGTTGCTACAATCTGGACATATTCGTAAAGAAGACTTAGTACGTAAGTATAGACAAGAAATATTTGCGAATGAAATTGTTTTACTAAGCTATTATATAGCTGCAATTAATATAGAGCAAACATTCAAAGAAGTTTCAAATTCAGACAAGTATTTACCATTTGAAGGAATAGTACTTACAGATACATTTGAATCAACGGAACACGAAAATATACTTGAAGATAATATGTTCGGAGATAATATTAAGCGGCTTAAACGACAAAAAGAGTCTCCTATAACAGTTATTTTAGGAAATCCTCCATATTACTCGAAACAAGAGAGCAATAACAATGACAATCAAAAGAATCAATATCCTAGTTTGGATAGAAGGATTTCTGATACCTATGTTGAACATTCAACAGCTACCAATAAACAGGTTCTATATGATTCGTATGTGCGTTCATTGCGATGGGCTTCAGACAGAATTAAAGGTGATGGAATAATAGGATTTGTAATTAATGGGTCTTTTATTGATGGAAGTTCAACTGATGGTATAAGGAAAGTTTTCCATGAGGAATTTCAAGACATCTTTATTGTTAATTTACGAGGAAATACAAGAACAAGTGGAGAATATGCTCGTAAAGAAGGTGGACAAGTGTTTGGGTCTGGATCAAGAGCAACTATAACAATGGTATTTCTGATAAAAAATAGTAAGAAATTAAGTCATAATATTCACTACGCTCAAGTGGATGATTATATGAGTAGAGAAGATAAAATGAAACAAATTATTTCTTGGAATTCTATAGTGAATATGGAGTTCCAAGAAATAATACCTAACAAATTAAATGATTGGATTAACCAACGAGGTATAGACAAAAATTCTGTGGTAATAGGGTCTAAAGTTAAATCGGAAAAAGAATTTATATTTGATTTATATTCTAGAGGATTAGCGACAGCCAGAGATGGATGGTCAGTAAATTTTAGTAAGAAAAAAGTGAAATATTCTATGAAAAATATGATTAATTATTATAATGAAAAATTAAAAAGTCAAGTCTCAATAAATAAACTAATGAACCGGCAAGAAATAAAATGGTCTAGAAGTTTAATTAAAGATTATAATTCAGCGAAATCTCATAGGTATGAAGAAGATAGAATATTTAAATATATGTACAGACCGTATACAAAAAAATATGTTTATTACACAAAAGAATTTGTAGATATGCAATATCTTCTATCTCAAATATATCCGGAACCATCTACTAAAAACTTTGGAATAGTGATGTCAGGAAAAACTGGTACAAAAGATTTTACAGCTTTAATGATAGATACTTTACCAGATTTAAATATTTACTCAGGAGGGGCACAGTTTTTTCCAAGGTTTAGATGCTCAAATAAAGATTCATACGAGCTTTTATATGATAAAGATACTATAAATCTGGATTATTTATCTCAAATGCAAAGAAAATTGGATAAAAATATTACTGCAGAGGATGTAGTATATTATGTGTATGGGATACTACACTCTAAAGAATATATAGAAAAAAATAAAATAAATTTGAAGAAAGAACTACCTAAAATACCATTTTCTAATAATTATGACTTGTTTATAGAGTTAGGAAAAGAACTAGCTTACTTACATATGAATTATGAGGAAGTTAATTCTTATGAAGGTATAGTAGTTAATAAGAAAGTTGATGAACCTTCATATAAGGTTAATAAAATGAAATTTGGGAGAGGAAAGGATAAGACAACAATAATATTTAATAATGATATAACTATACATAATATTCCAGAACGAGCATATGAATATATAGTAAATGGACGCCCAGCAATTGAATGGATAATGAATCAATACCAAATAAAAATAGATAAGCAATCGGGAATTATTGATGATCCAAATGAATATTCTGAAAACCCAAAGTATATACTTAATCTTTTATTATCAGTAATAAGCGTAGCTGTACAAACAGTGGATTTAGTTGAAAAGTTACCATCATTAGATATATTTGATGAAGTTAATAATTCCTAG
- a CDS encoding PRD domain-containing protein: protein MWITKVLNNSTAVVTEDGIEKIVLGRGIIFGKKVGDFISSDIVEKTFIIESENEKDRLINLIQEIPDHCINIVEEVVAYAESILKTKLNVSIHLTLSDHINFILKRYEKGIFPTNALKYEIKRYYAKEYQIAEKAVELLEDEYDIELNEDEVASIAMHIVNAEFNVPTQIGVQIIKIVDHIIQIIKYYLQVDIDVNSIHYQRLLTHLRFLCGE from the coding sequence ATGTGGATTACAAAAGTCTTAAATAACAGTACTGCGGTAGTAACAGAAGACGGAATTGAAAAAATTGTATTGGGTAGAGGAATTATCTTTGGCAAAAAAGTTGGTGATTTTATCTCTTCCGATATTGTGGAAAAAACATTTATCATTGAATCTGAAAATGAAAAAGATCGACTTATTAACCTTATTCAAGAAATTCCTGATCATTGTATAAATATTGTAGAAGAAGTTGTAGCTTATGCTGAATCAATCCTTAAAACAAAACTCAACGTCTCTATCCATCTTACTTTGTCAGACCATATTAATTTTATCTTAAAGCGTTACGAGAAAGGTATATTTCCAACCAATGCATTAAAGTATGAAATCAAGAGGTATTATGCAAAAGAATATCAAATAGCGGAAAAAGCAGTTGAACTCTTAGAGGATGAATATGATATAGAGTTAAATGAGGATGAAGTAGCTTCTATTGCTATGCATATTGTTAATGCTGAATTTAATGTTCCTACTCAAATAGGGGTACAAATTATCAAAATCGTTGATCATATCATTCAAATTATTAAGTACTACTTACAAGTTGATATCGATGTCAACTCAATCCACTATCAAAGACTGCTGACGCACCTTCGTTTTTTGTGTGGAGAGTAA